The genomic DNA CTGCATCATGTTTCCGCGCGCACCCGAGTTGACCATCATGAAGATCGGGTTGGTCTTCGGGAAGTTCTCGTTCATGGCCTCGGCGACCTCGTTGGTCGCCTTGGTCCAGATCGCGATGAGTTCCTGGGTGCGCTCGTCCTTGGTGATCAGGCCGCGCTCGTACTGCTTCTGGACCTTCTCGTCCTGGGCCTCGTACCCGGCAATGATCTCCTTCTTCGCCTCCGGCACGACCACGTCCGAGATGGCGATGGTGACGCCGGAGTGGGTGGCCCAGTAGAAGCCCGAGGACTTCAGGTTGTCCAGGGTCTGCGCGACGAGGACCTTCGGGTAGCGCTCGGCGAGGTCGTTGACGATCTCGGAGAGCTGCTTCTTGCCGACGGTGTAGTGGATGAACGGGTAGTCCTCGGGCAGCAGCTCGTTGAAGAGCGCGCGGCCCAGGGTGGTACGGAGCCGGAACGGGTCGCCCGGCTGCCAGTCCGAGTCGGCCGCCGCCTCGCCCTCGGGCACCGGCGGCGTCCAGCCCCGCGGCGGCACGGAGCCGACGGGGAACCGGATGTCGACGTTCGCCTGGAGCGACAGCTCGCCGGCGTCGAAGGCCATGATCGCCTCGGCGACCGAGGCGAACGAGCGGTCCTCGCCCTTCTTCTCACCCTCGATCTCGTCGGTGGTGAGGAAGAACAGCCCGAGCACCATGTCCTGGGTGGGCATGGTCACCGGACGGCCGTCGGCCGGCTTGAGGATGTTGTTCGAGGACAGCATGAGGATGCGGGCCTCGGCCTGCGCCTCCGCGGAGAGCGGCAGGTGCACGGCCATCTGGTCGCCGTCGAAGTCCGCGTTGAACGCGGTGCAGACGAGCGGGTGGATCTGGATGGCCTTGCCCTCGACGAGCTGCGGCTCGAATGCCTGGATGCCGAGGCGGTGCAGCGTCGGCGCCCGGTTCAGCAGCACCGGGTGCTCGGCGATGACCTCTTCCAGCACGTCGTACACGACCGTGCGGCCGCGCTCGACCATGCGCTTGGCGCTCTTGATGTTCTGCGCGTGGTTCAGGTCCACCAGGCGCTTCATCACGAACGGCTTGAAGAGTTCCAGCGCCATGGCCTTGGGCAGACCGCACTGGTGCAGCTTGAGCTGCGGGCCGACGACGATGACGGAACGGGCCGAGTAATCGACGCGCTTGCCGAGCAGGTTCTGCCGGAAGCGGCCCTGCTTGCCCTTGAGCATGTCGGACAGCGACTTGAGCGGCCGGTTGCCAGGCCCGGTCACCGGCCGGCCGCGGCGGCCGTTGTCGAACAGCGCGTCGACGGCCTCCTGCAGCATGCGCTTCTCGTTGTTGACGATGATCTCGGGCGCGCCGAGGTCGAGCAGCCGCTTCAGCCGGTTGTTGCGGTTGATGACGCGGCGGTACAGGTCGTTCAGGTCGGAGGTCGCGAAGCGGCCACCGTCGAGCTGCACCATCGGACGCAGGTCCGGCGGGATCACCGGGACGCAGTCCAGCACCATGCCGTTGGGGCTGTTGCGGGTGTGCTGGAACGCGGAGACGACCTTCAGCCGCTTCAGGGCACGGGTCTTCTTCTGGCCCTTGCCGGTACGGATGATCTCGCGGAGCTTCTCCGCTTCCTCGTCCAGGTCGAAGGACTCCAGGCGCTTCTGCAGCGCCGCGGCGCCCATACCGCCCTGGAAGTACGTGCCGAAGCGGTCGCGCAGCTCGCGGTAGAGCAGCTCGTCGCCCTCCAGGTCCTGGACCTTGAGGTTCTTGAACCGGTTCCACACCTCGTCCAGGCGGTCCAGCTCACGCTGGGCCCGGTCGCGGAGCTGCTTCATCTCGCGCTCGCCGCCCTCGCGCACCTTGCGGCGCACGTCGGCCTTGGCGCCCTCGGCCTCCAGCTCGGCCAGGTCGGCTTCCTGCTTCTTGGCGCGGGCTTCCAGGTCGCCGTCGCGGCGCTGCTCGATCTGCTGGCGCTCGACGGAGATCTGCGCCTCCAGCGACGACAGGTCGCGCTGGCGGCGCTCGTCGTCCACCCACGTGATCATGTAGGCGGCGAAGTAGATGACCTTCTCCAGGTCCTTCGGCGCCAGGTCGAGCAGGTAGCCGAGGCGCGACGGGACGCCCTTGAAGTACCAGATGTGCGTGACGGGCGCGGCCAGTTCGATGTGGCCCATCCGCTCACGGCGCACCTTGGCGCGGGTCACCTCGACGCCGCAGCGCTCACAGATGATGCCCTTGAAGCGGACGCGCTTGTACTTGCCGCAGTAGCACTCCCAGTCCCGGGTGGGGCCGAAGATCTTCTCGCAGAAGAGGCCGTCCTTCTCGGGCTTGAGGGTGCGGTAGTTGATGGTCTCGGGCTTCTTGACCTCGCCGTGCGACCAGGTCCGGATGTCGTCCGCGGTCGCCAGGCCGATCCGCAGCTCGTCGAAGAAGTTGACGTCGAGCACTCTCGTCAATCCCTCTCAGGGTCGTGTGCCAATGGTCTGATCGCGGGTCGCGGGGAGGGGGTGCCTCCCGGGCCCGCTAGGGCCGAGGGGGTGGCGGGAGCTTCGAAGGAAGCCCCCGCCGGACCCGTCAGACCTCTTCGACGCTGCTCGGCTCGCGCCGGGACAGGTCGATGCCAAGCTCTTCCGCGGCACGGAAGACGTCCTCGTCCGTGTCGCGCATCTCGATGGACATGCCGTCGGAGGAGAGCACCTCCACGTTCAGGCACAGGGACTGCATCTCCTTGATGAGCACCTTGAAGGACTCGGGGATGCCCGGCTCGGGGATGTTCTCGCCCTTGACGATGGCCTCGTAGACCTTCACGCGGCCGGTCACGTCGTCCGACTTGATGGTGAGCAGTTCCTGCAGTGCGTAGGCGGCGCCGTACGCCTCCAGGGCCCACACCTCCATCTCGCCGAACCGCTGGCCGCCGAACTGCGCCTTACCGCCCAGCGGCTGCTGGGTGATCATCGAGTACGGGCCGGTGGACCGGGCGTGGAGCTTGTCGTCCACGAGGTGGTGCAGCTTGAGGATGTACATGTAGCCGACGGAGATCGGCTCCGGGAACGGCTCGCCGGAGCGGCCGTCGAAGAGCTGCGCCTTGCCGGACGGCTGCACCATGCGGTCGCCGTCGCGGTTGGGCAGCGTGTTCTGGATCAGGCCGGCCAGCTCGTCCTCACGGGCGCCGTCGAAGACCGGCGTCGCCACGTTCGTACCGGACGCGACCTGGTCGGCGCCGATGCCCTGCAGGCGCTCGGCCCACTCCTCCTTGATGCCGGAGACGTCCCAGCCCTGGGCGGCGAGCCAGCCCAGGTGGATCTCCAGCACCTGACCCGGGTTCATCCGGGAGGGCACGCCGAGCGGGTTGAGGATGATGTCGACCGGGTGGCCGTCCTCCATGAACGGCATGTCCTCGATCGGCAGGATCTTGGCGATGACGCCCTTGTTGCCGTGCCGGCCGGCGAGCTTGTCGCCGTCGGTGATCTTGCGCTTCTGGGCGACGTAGACGCGGACGAGCTGGTTCACGCCGGGCGGCAGTTCGTCGCCCTCCTCGCGGTCGAAGACGCGGACGCCGATGACGCGGCCGGTCTCGCCGTGCGGGACCTTCAGCGACGTGTCACGGACCTCGCGGGCCTTCTCGCCGAAGATCGCGCGCAGCAGCCGCTCCTCCGGGGTCAGCTCCGTCTCGCCCTTGGGCGTGACCTTGCCGACCAGGATGTCGCCGGCGACGACCTCGGCGCCGATGCGGATGATGCCGCGCTCGTCGAGGTCGGCCAGGACCTCCTCGGAGACGTTCGGGATGTCCCGGGTGATCTCCTCGGGGCCCAGCTTGGTGTCGCGGGCGTCGACCTCGTGCTCCTCGATGTGGATCGAGGACAGGACGTCGTCCTGCACGAGGCGCTGGCTGAGGATGATGGCGTCCTCGTAGTTGTGGCCCTCCCACGGCATGAACGCCACCAGGAGGTTCTTGCCGAGCGCCATCTCGCCCTCGTCGGTCGAGGGGCCGTCGGCGAGCACCTGGCCCTCGATGACGCGGGAGCCCTCGTCCACGAGCACCTTCTGGTTGAAGGAGGTGCCCTGGTTGGAGCGGTGGAACTTGTTGACGCGGTACGTGGTGTACGTGCCGTCGTCGTTGGCGACGGTGACGTAGTCCGCGGAGACCTCCTGGACCACGCCGTCCTTCTCGGCCTTGATGACGTCGCCCGCGTCGACCGCGCAGCGGTACTCCATGCCGGTGCCGACGAGCGGGGACTCGGCCCGGATCAGCGGCACGGCCTGGCGCATCATGTTGGAGCCCATGAGCGCGCGGTTGGCGTCGTCGTGCTCCAGGAAGGGGATCATCGCGGTCGCGACCGACACCATCTGGCGCGGCGAGACGTCCATGTAGTCGACGTCGTCGCCGGGGATGTAGTCGACCTCGCCGCCGCGGCGGCGGACCAGGACCCGGTTCTCGGCGAAGTGCAGGTCGTTCGTCAGCGGCGCGTTGGCCTGCGCGATGACGAAGCGGTCTTCCTCGTCGGCCGTCAGGTAGTCCACGTCGTCGGTGACGACGCCGCCGACGACCTTGCGGTACGGGGTCTCGATGAAGCCGAAGGCGTTGACCCGGCCGTACGAGGCGAGCGAGCCGATGAGGCCGATGTTCGGGCCTTCCGGCGTCTCGATCGGACACATGCGGCCGTAGTGCGACGGGTGCACGTCGCGGACCTCGAAGCCGGCCCGCTCACGGGACAGACCGCCGGGGCCCAGCGCGTTGAGCCGGCGCTTGTGGGTGAGCCCGGACAGCGGGTTCGTCTGGTCCATGAACTGCGACAACTGGCTGGTGCCGAAGAACTCCTTGATGGAGGCGACGACCGGCCGGATGTTGATCAGGGTCTGCGGCGTGATCGCCTCGACGTCCTGGGTCGTCATGCGCTCGCGCACGACGCGCTCCATACGGGCGAGGCCCGTACGCACCTGGTTCTGGATCAGCTCGCCGACGTTGCGGATGCGGCGGTTGCCGAAGTGGTCGATGTCGTCGGTCTCGACGACCACGGACTGGCCGTTGTCCCCGACGGTCTCGACCTCACCGGCGTGCAGCTTCACCAGGTACTTGATCGAGGCGATGATGTCCTCGACCGTCAGCGTGCCGGCGTCGAGCGGCGCGGCGGCGCCCAGCTTCTTGTTGATCTTGTAGCGGCCGACCTTGGCGAGGTCGTAGCGCTTGGGGTTGAAGTACAGGTTCTCCAGCAGCGTCTGCGCGGCCTCCTTGGTCGGCGGCTCGCCCGGACGCAGCTTGCGGTAGATGTCGAGCAGCGCGTCGTCCTGGCCCTGGGTGTGGTCCTTCTCCAGGGTGGCGCGCATGGACTCGTACTCGCCGAACTCCTCGAGGATCTGCTCGTTCGTCCAGCCGAGGGCCTTGAGCAGCACGGTGATCGACTGCTTGCGCTTGCGGTCGATGCGGACACCGACCATGTCGCGCTTGTCGATCTCCATCTCCAGCCAGGCACCCCGGGAGGGGATGACCTTGACGGAGAAGATGTCCTTGTCGGAGGTCTTGTCGATGGAGGAGTCGAAGTAGACGCCCGGGGACCGGACGAGCTGCGAGACCACGACACGCTCGGTGCCGTTGATCACGAAGGTGCCCTTGTCCGTCATGAGCGGGAAGTCGCCCATGAAGACCGTCTGGGACTTGATCTCCCCGGTCTCGTTGTTGGTGAACTCGGCGGTGACGAAGAGCGGCGCGGCGTACGTGAAGTCGCGCTCCTTGCACTCGTCGATGGAGTTCTTCGGGGGCTCGAAGCGGTGGTCGCGGAAGGTCAGCGACATCGACCCGGAGAAGTCCTCGATCGGGGAGATCTCCTCGAAGATCTCCTCGAGGCCGGACTTGGTGGGGACGTCCTGTCCGTGATCCAAAGCCTCCTCGACACGAGCCTTCCAGGCGTCGTTGCCGAGGAGCCAGTCGAAGCTCTCGGTCTGGAGCGCAAGGAGGTTCGGAACCTCGAGGGGTTCCTTGATCTTCGCGAAAGAGATGCGCAGCGGGGCGGTGCTGGCGCCGTTGTTCGTACTAGCGGTCGAGGCGGTGCGCGAGGCGGCCAAGAGGGGTCCTTCCGAGGGCTCGGACTCACTACGCGCGTACCGGTCCCAAAACCCACACGGGGAGGAGAACGCCCAGGTCAAAGCGTGTCTCTCAAGATCGTACGAGCTCTGGACAGACCCCTGGTGACGGGCAGGGGGCAGTTAACAGGCAGCGCAAAGGGTCAGTGTAGCGACTCGCCACACTGATGTCCAGCGGAGGCTGGAGACCAGCAAATCTTCGATCTCTCCCTGCCTGAGGAGCGCCCGCCCTCGCGTGGGGCCTCCCCTGAAGTTATGCCGAATACCGGATGCCTTCGCGCTTGAAGCCATTCCCACTCAGTCACCGATCCATGCCTCGGAGTACGGACCGATGTGACGACCTGAGATGTGACGACCTGAGAATCGCGCGCCGCTGGCCGTTCGTCAAGGCCCCCCTGCCCCAGGGAGATCATGTCGGCTGCCCCGGCCGGTGAAGATCACCATACCCGCCGGTGCCCGCGGGGCAAGCGCTCCGGCCGGGGGCCCCGGCAACGCAGCGAGGGCGACCACCCGGATGGGTGATCGCCCTCGGTTGCGGCACAGGGGCCGTCAGCCCCGGCGGGCCGGGCTCACAGCGCCCCGACCGGCCGGGACGAGGTCACTTGACCTCGACGGAGGCGCCGGCGCCCTCAAGGGAGTCCTTGGCCTTGTCCGCGGCCTCCTTGTTGACCTTCTCCAGAACCGGCTTCGGCGTGCCGTCGACCAGTTCCTTGGCCTCCTTCAGGCCAAGCGAGGTCAGCTCGCGCACGACCTTGATGACCTGGATCTTCTTCTCGCCGGCGCCGAGCAGGACGACGTCGAACTCGTCCTGCTCCGGGGCGGCCTCGGCGGCGGCGGCGCCACCGCCCGGGGCGGCGACGACGGCGGCCGGCGCGGCGGCCTCGACGTCGAACTTCTCCTCGAACTTCTTGACGAAGTCGGAGAGCTCAAGGAGGGTCATCTCCTCGAACTGCGCGAGCAGGTCTTCCTGGCTGAGCTTCGCCATGGTGGCGGTCCTTCCACTAAGTCGGCTGGTGCGGTTGTGCTGATGCATCGGTACGGCGGGCGTTCGCGGTGCCCGCTGAGCCACGGAGAGCGCTTCTGCTACTCCGCGGCGTCGGCGGGAGCCGGCGTACCGGCACCGCCCTGCTCGACCTTGTCGCGCAGCGCGTCCGCGGTGCGGACGAACTTCGTGAGTGGGGCCTGGAAGGTCGCCGCGGCCTTCGCCATGGACGCCTTCATGCCACCGGCCAGCTTGGCGAGCAGCACCTCGCGGGACTCGAGGTCCGCGAGCTTGTTGATCTCGTCGGCGGTCAGAGCCTTGCCGTCGAGCACGCCGCCCTTGATGACGAGCGCGGGGTTGTCCTTGGCGAAGTTACGCAGCCCCTTGGCCGCCTCGACCGGGTCACCGGTCACGAAGGCGACAGCGGTCGAGCCCTGGAGGTGCTCGTCGAGCTGGTCGAGCCCGGCCTCCTTCGCCGCGATCTTGGTCAGCGTGTTCTTCACCACTCGGTACTGCGCGTTCTCGCCGAGAGAACGGCGCAGATCCTTAAGCTGCGCCACGCTCAGTCCGGTGTACGCGGTCACGACGGCCGCGTTGGAGCCGCGGAGCTTGTCCGCGATCTCCTTGACGGCCTCGACCTTGTCCGGCGTCGCCATGAGCCTCAGCCTCCTTCCGGGTGATGGGACCGCCCTTCGGATGCACGAGGCCCTCGCACACACGGCAAACGCCCCGGCGCAGGCGCTCGGGGCGTGACTCGACCGCACGGGCCGGGGCCCTGCGGGAGGTCTTCCTCGTTCACCTGCGCGGGCCGTCCGCGACGTACGCGGAGCCTTCGGCCACCGCACTCCCCTGCGGGCGTACGGCGGCGGCCAGCGGTCTTTGGCTACGAGGAGGAAGCGTACGGCAGCGGCCGTCCCGCGGGCAAATCGCCCCCGGGACGGCCGGGCCGTACAAGACGTCGCGTCCGGTGCTACGCGCCGCCCTCTTCCATCATGGCGTCCATGTCGGCGGTCTCGGCGGCCGGCGGTGCCTTCACCGTGACGGGCTCGTTGTAGCTCAGGAAGGTCATGGTGGTGTCCAGCGGGCCCTCCTTCGTGTCGGCCCGCATGCGGAACTGCTTGGTGCGGTCCTCGCCATCGATCCACATGTCCATGGTGATCTCGTCGGCGCCCGTCTCCGCCAACTCGTCGACCTTCTCCTGGCGGTTCTTCTTCGCCTTCGCGTCCACGCCCTCCAGCTCCGCGCGGAGGTCGTCGAGGGTGACCGTGCCCGTGTAGCGGGTGGTCCGCACCCCCTCGATCTCCTCCTCGCCGACCTTCTTCAGATCATCGGCCGCGTTCATCATCTGGGTGTCCTCGGCGGGGTTGTCGTCCGCCTGCTTCAGCTCCAGCAGCGGGTTCTCGTCCGCCCCCGAACCGCCCTCCGACATGCCCATCTTGAGCCAGGTCTTGCCGTCCATCTCGGCGGCGGCCTCTTCGCCGAGGTTCATGTACATGGCGTCGTCGAGGAGACGTATCTCCAACTCGCCGCTCTCGGCGGGGGTCGCGCCGTCCACCGTCATCGTCATCTGCATGGCGGGCGGGTCCAGGCTGATCGCCCCGGTGCCCTCCATGGCGCCCTCGCCAGGCATCTCACCGGCCATCCGGTACTCGAGGGAGGTGAACTCCTCGGCATTCTCCGTGGCCTTGCGGACGGCGGCCGCGGGCGTGACGCCGACCGGCTGGGCGGCGTTCCCGCCCTTCCCGCCGTCCGCCTTGCCGGCTCCCTCGTCGTCGCCGCAGGCGGTGAAGGCGGTCAGGGCCAGGGCGGCCGCGCCGAGCGCGGCACCGCCCCGTACGAAGGTCGAGCGCATGGTGATCCTTTCCCTCCGGGCACGCGTGTCCCGGGACATGGAAGGGAACACGCTATCGGACAAGGGGAAACCGCCGGCCGCTACTGGATTTCGGTGAAGTCAATGCTCTCCGCCGCGGACGGCTCCTCGACCTGCACGTCGACGCCGTAGTCCGAGTAGTAGACGGTGGTGCTGAACTCGCCGCCCGTCATCTTCCCGGACTCCTCGCGCTTGATCATCAGGTCGTTCTCGTCCACCCAGATGTCGACGGTCTGCGTGGTGACGCCGGAAGCCTCAAGCTGGTCCTCCAGGTCCGAAAGCTGCTGCTCGCTCAGCGTCTTGGAGGACGCGCGGGCCAGGTCGGAGACGTCCACGGTGCCGGAGTAGTGCGTGGTCTGTACGCCGCGCACCTCCTCCTGGCCGACCTCCTCGACGTCCTCGGAGGCCAGCAGGAGCTTCACGGCCTGCCCCGGGGTGCTGTTCTGCATCTGGTCCTTCATGTAGTCCCCGGACGGGCCCATGAACTCCGACAGGTCGTCGTAGTCGTAACGGATCCACTTCTTGTCCGGGTACTGGGTCTGGAACGCGCCCTCGACGCCCGCGTAGTAGGCGTCCGGCAGGTAGCGGGCGTCCAGCGTGCCGTCGTCGTCCATCATCTGGATCGACGAAGCCATCTGGCCGTCGGTGTACTTGACGGTGGCGGTGCCTATCGCGCCGTCGGCCCAGTCGAGTTCACCCTCGTTCTCGGTGGTCATCGCCTCGCCCATGACCATGGTGCTCTCGAACTTCGACGACTCCGCGCCCGTGGTCTTCTCGTCGATCGCCTTCAGCGCGGCCTGGGCGCCCCGGATCGTCCCGCTGCCGCCGTTGCCACCGCCGTCGCCGCCCCCGTTGCCGGAACCGCCGTCACCGCCGCCCGAGTCGGACCCGCAGGCCGCCGCGAATGCGAGCAGCAGCGCCGCCCCCAGAGAGACACCTGCGCGCTTCACGGTCGTGTGCATGGGAATCCCCGCCCCCTCGTGGTGGTCGTTCTCGTACGGGCAGGCGTTCTGCCCGTACGGGCCAGTGAACACCAGAAACGGGCCGGACCCGGTGCCCGATGGGCGTTCCGGGTCCGACCCGTTGCATGGCCGTGACAGATGATGCGTGCTTGTCGAACGGGCGGCGCCCGTCAGACCGCGGGGTCCTCCGACAGGAGGTTGCGCACGCGCGCGGGGTCCACCGGGATGCCGGGGCCCATCGTCGTGGTGATCGTGGCCTTCTTGATGTAACGGCCCTTGGCGGCCGACGGCTTGAGCCGCAGCACCTCCTCCAGCGCCGCACCGTAGTTCTCCACCAGCTTCTGCTCGTCGAACGAGGTCTTGCCGATGATGAAGTGCAGGTTGGAGTGCTTGTCGGTGCGGAACTCGATCTTGCCGCCCTTGATCTCGGTGACGGCCTTCGCCACATCGGGCGTGACCGTGCCGGTCTTCGGGTTCGGCATCAGACCGCGCGGGCCGAGGAACCGGCCGAGGCGGCCGACCTTGCCCATGAGGTCCGGGGTGGCGACGACCGCGTCGAAGTCGAGGCGGCCCTTCTGCACCTCCTCGATCAGCTCGTCGGCGCCGACGATGTCGGCGCCCGCGGCCTCCGCGGCCGCTGCACGGTCACCGGTCGCGAAGACCAGGACCCGGGCGGTCTTGCCGGTGCCGTGCGGGAGGTTCACGGTGCCGCGGACCATCTGGTCGGCCTTGCGCGGGTCGATGCCCAGGCGCATGGCGACCTCGACGGTGCCGTCGAACTTCGTCGTGGACGTCTCCTTGGCGAGGCGGACGGCCTCAAGGGGTGCGTACTGCCGCGTGCGGTCGACCTTGGCGTCGCCGCCGCGGAGTGCCTTGCTGCGCTTCACTGCTGCTCCTGATGTGTCGGTACGGAGTCGTGGTCCGGGCCGGCGCACGGCCCTGCCACAGGGTGCTGCGGGTGGCGTGGGCCGCTCAGCCCTCGACCGTGACGCCCATGGAGCGGGCGGTGCCGGCGATGATCTTCTCGGCGGCGTCCAGGTCGTTGGCGTTGAGGTCGGCCATCTTGGTGGTGGCGATCTCGCGGACCTGGTCGCGGGTGATCTTCGCGACCTTGGTCTTGTGCGGCTCGCCGGAGCCCTTCTCGACGCCCGCGGCCTTGAGGATCATCTTCGCGGCCGGCGGCGTCTTGGTGATGAAGGTGAACGAGCGGTCCTCGTAGACCGTGATCTCCACCGGGATGACCCAGCCGCGCTGCGACTCGGTCGCGGCGTTGTACGCCTTGCAGAACTCCATGATGTTCACGCCGTGCTGGCCCAGCGCGGGGCCGACCGGCGGGGCCGGGTTCGCGGCACCGGCCTGGATCTGGAGCTTGATCAGCCCCGTGACCTTCTTCTTCTTGGGAGGCATGTCTCTCCGGGTCCTTGAATGAGAGGTTTTGCGCCTCGATCCGGTGATTGCCAGATCGTCCGGATGGAGGCATACCGCACCACGATAGCCGTATCGGGTACGGGTCCTGAAACCGAGCAGGTCAGAGCGGCTGTGAAGCCCTCTGACCTGGTCGGAAGCGTGGCGGGCGGGGTGCCCTCAGTCGTTCTTCTGGATCTGGTCGAAGCTCAGCTCGACCGGGGTCTCCCGGCCGAAGATCTCCACCAGGCCCTTGACCTTCTTCGAGTCGGCGTTGATCTCGTTGATCGTCGCCTGCAGCGTCGCGAACGGGCCGTCGGTGACGGTGACCGAGTCGCCCACGGCGAAGTCGAGCACCTGCACCTCGACCTTGCGGGACGGTACCGGCTTGCCCTCGGCCTCCGCGGCCTCGCGGGCGGCCTTCTCCTCGGCCTCCGGGGC from Streptomyces sp. CMB-StM0423 includes the following:
- the rplL gene encoding 50S ribosomal protein L7/L12 produces the protein MAKLSQEDLLAQFEEMTLLELSDFVKKFEEKFDVEAAAPAAVVAAPGGGAAAAEAAPEQDEFDVVLLGAGEKKIQVIKVVRELTSLGLKEAKELVDGTPKPVLEKVNKEAADKAKDSLEGAGASVEVK
- a CDS encoding DUF1396 domain-containing protein, whose amino-acid sequence is MRSTFVRGGAALGAAALALTAFTACGDDEGAGKADGGKGGNAAQPVGVTPAAAVRKATENAEEFTSLEYRMAGEMPGEGAMEGTGAISLDPPAMQMTMTVDGATPAESGELEIRLLDDAMYMNLGEEAAAEMDGKTWLKMGMSEGGSGADENPLLELKQADDNPAEDTQMMNAADDLKKVGEEEIEGVRTTRYTGTVTLDDLRAELEGVDAKAKKNRQEKVDELAETGADEITMDMWIDGEDRTKQFRMRADTKEGPLDTTMTFLSYNEPVTVKAPPAAETADMDAMMEEGGA
- a CDS encoding DNA-directed RNA polymerase subunit beta'; its protein translation is MLDVNFFDELRIGLATADDIRTWSHGEVKKPETINYRTLKPEKDGLFCEKIFGPTRDWECYCGKYKRVRFKGIICERCGVEVTRAKVRRERMGHIELAAPVTHIWYFKGVPSRLGYLLDLAPKDLEKVIYFAAYMITWVDDERRQRDLSSLEAQISVERQQIEQRRDGDLEARAKKQEADLAELEAEGAKADVRRKVREGGEREMKQLRDRAQRELDRLDEVWNRFKNLKVQDLEGDELLYRELRDRFGTYFQGGMGAAALQKRLESFDLDEEAEKLREIIRTGKGQKKTRALKRLKVVSAFQHTRNSPNGMVLDCVPVIPPDLRPMVQLDGGRFATSDLNDLYRRVINRNNRLKRLLDLGAPEIIVNNEKRMLQEAVDALFDNGRRGRPVTGPGNRPLKSLSDMLKGKQGRFRQNLLGKRVDYSARSVIVVGPQLKLHQCGLPKAMALELFKPFVMKRLVDLNHAQNIKSAKRMVERGRTVVYDVLEEVIAEHPVLLNRAPTLHRLGIQAFEPQLVEGKAIQIHPLVCTAFNADFDGDQMAVHLPLSAEAQAEARILMLSSNNILKPADGRPVTMPTQDMVLGLFFLTTDEIEGEKKGEDRSFASVAEAIMAFDAGELSLQANVDIRFPVGSVPPRGWTPPVPEGEAAADSDWQPGDPFRLRTTLGRALFNELLPEDYPFIHYTVGKKQLSEIVNDLAERYPKVLVAQTLDNLKSSGFYWATHSGVTIAISDVVVPEAKKEIIAGYEAQDEKVQKQYERGLITKDERTQELIAIWTKATNEVAEAMNENFPKTNPIFMMVNSGARGNMMQMRQIAGMRGLVSNAKNETIPRPIKSSFREGLSVLEYFISTHGARKGLADTALRTADSGYLTRRLVDVSQDVIIREEDCGTDRGLKLEIASVGADGVLRKAEDVETSVYARCLAEDIVVDGKVLAPAGTDLGDVLIDELIRHGVATVKTRSVLTCESAVGTCAMCYGRSLATGKLVDIGEAVGIIAAQSIGEPGTQLTMRTFHTGGVAGEDITQGLPRVVELFEARTPKGVAPISEAAGRVRIEETEKTKKVVVTPDDGSDEVAYGVSKRARLTAGEGDHVEVGQKLTVGTENPHDVLRILGQRAVQVHLVGEVQKVYNSQGVSIHDKHIEIIIRQMLRRVTIIESGDAELLPGELVERSKFEHENRRVVAEGGQPASGRPQLMGITKASLATESWLSAASFQETTRVLTDAAINAKSDSLIGLKENVIIGKLIPAGTGLSRYRNIRVEPTEEAKAAMYSTVGYDDIDYSPFGTGSGQAVPLEDYDYGPYNQ
- the rplJ gene encoding 50S ribosomal protein L10 gives rise to the protein MATPDKVEAVKEIADKLRGSNAAVVTAYTGLSVAQLKDLRRSLGENAQYRVVKNTLTKIAAKEAGLDQLDEHLQGSTAVAFVTGDPVEAAKGLRNFAKDNPALVIKGGVLDGKALTADEINKLADLESREVLLAKLAGGMKASMAKAAATFQAPLTKFVRTADALRDKVEQGGAGTPAPADAAE
- the rplK gene encoding 50S ribosomal protein L11 — translated: MPPKKKKVTGLIKLQIQAGAANPAPPVGPALGQHGVNIMEFCKAYNAATESQRGWVIPVEITVYEDRSFTFITKTPPAAKMILKAAGVEKGSGEPHKTKVAKITRDQVREIATTKMADLNANDLDAAEKIIAGTARSMGVTVEG
- the rpoB gene encoding DNA-directed RNA polymerase subunit beta → MAASRTASTASTNNGASTAPLRISFAKIKEPLEVPNLLALQTESFDWLLGNDAWKARVEEALDHGQDVPTKSGLEEIFEEISPIEDFSGSMSLTFRDHRFEPPKNSIDECKERDFTYAAPLFVTAEFTNNETGEIKSQTVFMGDFPLMTDKGTFVINGTERVVVSQLVRSPGVYFDSSIDKTSDKDIFSVKVIPSRGAWLEMEIDKRDMVGVRIDRKRKQSITVLLKALGWTNEQILEEFGEYESMRATLEKDHTQGQDDALLDIYRKLRPGEPPTKEAAQTLLENLYFNPKRYDLAKVGRYKINKKLGAAAPLDAGTLTVEDIIASIKYLVKLHAGEVETVGDNGQSVVVETDDIDHFGNRRIRNVGELIQNQVRTGLARMERVVRERMTTQDVEAITPQTLINIRPVVASIKEFFGTSQLSQFMDQTNPLSGLTHKRRLNALGPGGLSRERAGFEVRDVHPSHYGRMCPIETPEGPNIGLIGSLASYGRVNAFGFIETPYRKVVGGVVTDDVDYLTADEEDRFVIAQANAPLTNDLHFAENRVLVRRRGGEVDYIPGDDVDYMDVSPRQMVSVATAMIPFLEHDDANRALMGSNMMRQAVPLIRAESPLVGTGMEYRCAVDAGDVIKAEKDGVVQEVSADYVTVANDDGTYTTYRVNKFHRSNQGTSFNQKVLVDEGSRVIEGQVLADGPSTDEGEMALGKNLLVAFMPWEGHNYEDAIILSQRLVQDDVLSSIHIEEHEVDARDTKLGPEEITRDIPNVSEEVLADLDERGIIRIGAEVVAGDILVGKVTPKGETELTPEERLLRAIFGEKAREVRDTSLKVPHGETGRVIGVRVFDREEGDELPPGVNQLVRVYVAQKRKITDGDKLAGRHGNKGVIAKILPIEDMPFMEDGHPVDIILNPLGVPSRMNPGQVLEIHLGWLAAQGWDVSGIKEEWAERLQGIGADQVASGTNVATPVFDGAREDELAGLIQNTLPNRDGDRMVQPSGKAQLFDGRSGEPFPEPISVGYMYILKLHHLVDDKLHARSTGPYSMITQQPLGGKAQFGGQRFGEMEVWALEAYGAAYALQELLTIKSDDVTGRVKVYEAIVKGENIPEPGIPESFKVLIKEMQSLCLNVEVLSSDGMSIEMRDTDEDVFRAAEELGIDLSRREPSSVEEV
- the rplA gene encoding 50S ribosomal protein L1, producing the protein MKRSKALRGGDAKVDRTRQYAPLEAVRLAKETSTTKFDGTVEVAMRLGIDPRKADQMVRGTVNLPHGTGKTARVLVFATGDRAAAAEAAGADIVGADELIEEVQKGRLDFDAVVATPDLMGKVGRLGRFLGPRGLMPNPKTGTVTPDVAKAVTEIKGGKIEFRTDKHSNLHFIIGKTSFDEQKLVENYGAALEEVLRLKPSAAKGRYIKKATITTTMGPGIPVDPARVRNLLSEDPAV